From the Bos taurus isolate L1 Dominette 01449 registration number 42190680 breed Hereford chromosome 22, ARS-UCD2.0, whole genome shotgun sequence genome, one window contains:
- the PPP4R2 gene encoding serine/threonine-protein phosphatase 4 regulatory subunit 2 isoform X1 translates to MDVERLQEALKDFEKRGKKEVCPVLDQFLCHVAKTGETMIQWSQFKGYFIFKLEKVMDDFRTSAPEPRGPPNPNVEYIPFDEMKERILKIVTGFNGIPFTIQRLCELLTDPRRNYTGTDKFLRGVEKNVMVVSCVYPSSEKNNSNSLNRMNGVMFPGNSPSYTERSNINGPGTPRPLNRPKIPLSVPMTTNGLPESTDSKESKQNEDKNHSDSSTSESEVSSVSPIKNKHPDEDTVEAEGHEVKRLRFDKESEVREMASQTSSSEISSVMVEETESPSSSQNKDKESSCTRQHCTEEEEEEDEEEEEESFMTSREMIAERKNQEKESDDALTVNEETSEENNQMEESDLTQVERGLHSEGSENTGPVSSGSDCHETEELVGSNSSKTGEILSESSMENDEATEVTDEPMEQD, encoded by the exons GATTCAGTGGTCCCAATTTAAaggctattttattttcaaactggagaaggtgatggatGATTTCAGAACTTCAGCTCCTGAACCAAGAGGTCCTCCCAACCCTAATGTTGAATATATTCCCTTTGatgaaatgaaggaaagaatactgaaaattGTCACTGGATTTAATGG TATACCTTTTACTATTCAGCGACTATGTGAATTACTAACAGATCCAAGGAGAAACTATACGGGAACAGACAAATTTCTCAGAGGAGTAGAAAAG AATGTGATGGTTGTTAGCTGTGTTTATCCCTCCTCAGA GAAGAACAATTCCAATAGTTTAAATCGAATGAATGGTGTTATGTTTCCTGGAAATTCACCAAGTTACACTGAGAG GTCTAATATAAATGGGCCTGGAACACCCAGGCCACTTAATCGACCAAAAATTCCTTTGTCAGTTCCCATGACAACAAACGGCTTGCCTGAGAGCACAGACAGCAAAGAGTCAAAGCAAAATGAGGACAAAAATCACAG tgaCTCTTCAACATCTGAATCAGAAGTTTCCTCGGTGAGCcctataaaaaacaaacatccaGACGAAGATACTGTGGAGGCAGAAGGGCATGAGGTAAAAAGACTCAGGTTCgacaaagaaagtgaagtcagagaGATGGCCAGTCAAACATCTTCCAGTGAAATTTCTTCAGTTATGGTAGAAGAAACAGAATCTCCATCTTCATCTCAgaataaagacaaagaaagtaGTTGTACCAGGCAGCACTGtacagaagaggaggaagaagaggatgaggaggaagaagaag agTCTTTTATGACATCAAGAGAAATGATCGCAGaaagaaaaaatcaagaaaaagaatcTGATGATGCCTTAACTGTGAATGAAGAGACTTCTGAGGAAAATAATCAAATGGAAGAATCTGATCTGACTCAAGTTGAGAGAGGTTTACATTCTGAAGGTAGTGAAAATACAGGCCCTGTAAGTAGTGGTTCTGATTGCCATGAAACGGAAGAATTAGTAGGATCCAATTCCAGTAAAACTGGAGAGATTCTTTCAGAATCATCCATGGAAAATGACGAAGCCACAGAAGTCACAGAtgaaccaatggaacaagactaa
- the PPP4R2 gene encoding serine/threonine-protein phosphatase 4 regulatory subunit 2 isoform X2 produces MIQWSQFKGYFIFKLEKVMDDFRTSAPEPRGPPNPNVEYIPFDEMKERILKIVTGFNGIPFTIQRLCELLTDPRRNYTGTDKFLRGVEKNVMVVSCVYPSSEKNNSNSLNRMNGVMFPGNSPSYTERSNINGPGTPRPLNRPKIPLSVPMTTNGLPESTDSKESKQNEDKNHSDSSTSESEVSSVSPIKNKHPDEDTVEAEGHEVKRLRFDKESEVREMASQTSSSEISSVMVEETESPSSSQNKDKESSCTRQHCTEEEEEEDEEEEEESFMTSREMIAERKNQEKESDDALTVNEETSEENNQMEESDLTQVERGLHSEGSENTGPVSSGSDCHETEELVGSNSSKTGEILSESSMENDEATEVTDEPMEQD; encoded by the exons GATTCAGTGGTCCCAATTTAAaggctattttattttcaaactggagaaggtgatggatGATTTCAGAACTTCAGCTCCTGAACCAAGAGGTCCTCCCAACCCTAATGTTGAATATATTCCCTTTGatgaaatgaaggaaagaatactgaaaattGTCACTGGATTTAATGG TATACCTTTTACTATTCAGCGACTATGTGAATTACTAACAGATCCAAGGAGAAACTATACGGGAACAGACAAATTTCTCAGAGGAGTAGAAAAG AATGTGATGGTTGTTAGCTGTGTTTATCCCTCCTCAGA GAAGAACAATTCCAATAGTTTAAATCGAATGAATGGTGTTATGTTTCCTGGAAATTCACCAAGTTACACTGAGAG GTCTAATATAAATGGGCCTGGAACACCCAGGCCACTTAATCGACCAAAAATTCCTTTGTCAGTTCCCATGACAACAAACGGCTTGCCTGAGAGCACAGACAGCAAAGAGTCAAAGCAAAATGAGGACAAAAATCACAG tgaCTCTTCAACATCTGAATCAGAAGTTTCCTCGGTGAGCcctataaaaaacaaacatccaGACGAAGATACTGTGGAGGCAGAAGGGCATGAGGTAAAAAGACTCAGGTTCgacaaagaaagtgaagtcagagaGATGGCCAGTCAAACATCTTCCAGTGAAATTTCTTCAGTTATGGTAGAAGAAACAGAATCTCCATCTTCATCTCAgaataaagacaaagaaagtaGTTGTACCAGGCAGCACTGtacagaagaggaggaagaagaggatgaggaggaagaagaag agTCTTTTATGACATCAAGAGAAATGATCGCAGaaagaaaaaatcaagaaaaagaatcTGATGATGCCTTAACTGTGAATGAAGAGACTTCTGAGGAAAATAATCAAATGGAAGAATCTGATCTGACTCAAGTTGAGAGAGGTTTACATTCTGAAGGTAGTGAAAATACAGGCCCTGTAAGTAGTGGTTCTGATTGCCATGAAACGGAAGAATTAGTAGGATCCAATTCCAGTAAAACTGGAGAGATTCTTTCAGAATCATCCATGGAAAATGACGAAGCCACAGAAGTCACAGAtgaaccaatggaacaagactaa